A section of the Salmo salar chromosome ssa05, Ssal_v3.1, whole genome shotgun sequence genome encodes:
- the LOC123724059 gene encoding tyrosine-protein phosphatase non-receptor type 3 gives MPKPDLLCLVQLLDNTIQTFTVNKQDAGEVLLEQVCNQLGLLERHFFSLQLRDSNTTIVTQTHSPRWLEANKPLKKQLKGVVSPFYLTLRVRFFISDPNSLQHDQTRHMYFLQIRSDIREGRLKCPLSAAVVLASYAVQSELGDYSPDLLPGYLSKSHFLPEQDDDFLSRVEALYPGHRGLKQSEAELCFLNTARTLELYGVELHTAMDSNSSPLLVGLASGGVAIFCNMICSSFFPWVNIIKISFKRKRFLMQLRRKHGETQDCVVSLVLPCPRACKNLWRSCVDHHCFFHTNLATRSTHRTNLATQIHNKLLSQHWALGNTKTDSGPVCKKVMGGMEWNPALRGSTSSEHLETKSLPSRSPPLTPNWRSPRVRHGARKPRPSSVELNNDLRDVSEGEDVFYTYRVSLSSSRGSQEGTPTHSQGGGWSQVDDIGTGEEDIKATSHYRDKVSYPDRQGCDHVFVIKYLICVCCSVLWGMATCYWCVSLLITTESLVSMSKVAWTRRCPWPYPRSTLTPPAGRVEPRLLEGDQVVLINGRDISEHTHDQVVMFIRASRESHSRELALLIRRKGPGRVAPLLQFPSALSLTGQSHGEPLLLPGQSEQGQTLEESMKQLERGIQTGTLTFHFENLYMRKPGLSVACARLPENTDKNRYKDVLPYDVSRVVLQDQEDYINASHITVVPPGSGVCLRYIAAQGPLPQTCTHFWQSVWEQHTHTIIMLTTLTERGRTKCHQYWPHPPEVRDYGYLRVSCHSEECNLAYVTRQFTLTHTQLGEERSVTHLQYVAWPDHGVPDDPSDFLLFITSVRERRTGDTPLMVHCSAGIGRTGVLITMETALSLLESGRPVFPLDIIRMLRDQRAMMIQTTCQFRFMCEAILRVYRERGEHSAAPPSALLTDH, from the exons ATGCCCAAACCTGATCTACTGTGTTTGGTTCAACTACTGGACAACACTATCCAGACCTTTACAGTCAAC AAGCAGGATGCAGGTGAGGTTTTGCTGGAGCAGGtgtgtaaccagctgggtctgcTGGAGAGACACTTCTTCAGTCTGCAGCTACGAGACTCCAACACCACCATCGTCACTCAAACACACTCTCCT AGGTGGCTGGAGGCCAACAAACCACTGAAGAAGCAGCTGAAAG GAGTTGTCTCTCCATTCTACCTGACCCTCCGAGTCCGATTCTTCATCTCAGACCCCAACTCTCTACAGCATGACCAGACCAG ACATATGTACTTCCTCCAGATCAGAAGTGACATCAGAGAGGGCAG gtTGAAGTGTCCTCTGAGTGCAGCTGTAGTACTGGCCTCCTATGCTGTGCAGT ctGAGCTAGGCGACTACTCCCCAGACCTTCTCCCTGGTTACCTGTCCAAAAGCCACTTCCTCCCAGAGCAGGATGATGACTTCCTGTCTAGAGTGGAGGCTCTGTACCCAGGGCACAG GGGGCTGAAGCAGAGTGAggcagagctgtgttttctcaacACAGCAAGAACTCTGGAGCTGTATGGAGTGGAGCTACACACTGCCATG gaCTCCAACAGTTCCCCTCTATTGGTGGGATTGGCCTCAGGGGGCGTGGCTATCTTCTGTAACATGATTTGCTCCAGTTTCTTCCCCTG GGTGAACATCATCAAGATATCCTTCAAGAGGAAACGCTTCCTTATGCAGCTCAGACGCAAACAT ggggAGACGCAGGACTGTGTGGTGAGCCTGGTCCTGCCGTGCCCCAGGGCCTGTAAGAACCTGTGGAGATCATGTGTGGACCATCACTGCTTCTTCCACACCAACCTGGCAACCCGCAGCACACACCGCACCAACCTGGCAACCCAGATACACAACAAGCTGCTCTCACAACACTGGGCCTTGGGCAACACTAAAACAGACAG TGGTCCAGTGTGTAAGAAAGTGATGGGTGGGATGGAGTGGAACCCAGCTCTGAGGGGATCCACCTCGTCAGAACACCTGGAGACCAAGAGCCTACCGTCCAGATCCCCCCCGCTCACACCCAACTG gcgGAGTCCTCGTGTGCGTCATGGCGCCCGTAAACCCCGCCCCTCCTCAGTGGAGCTGAACAATGACCTGCGAGACGTGTCAGAGGGGGAGGATGTCTTTTACACCTACAGGGTCTCCCTCAGCAGCAGCAGGGGCAGCCAGGAGGGCACGCCTacacacag CCAAGGAGGCGGATGGTCGCAGGTTGATGACATCGGCACAGGAGAGGAAGACATTAAGGCCACCTCTCACTACCGGGACAAGGTCAGTTACCCAGACAGACAAGGGTGTGATCATGTGTTTGTGATAAAATATCTCATCTGTGTGTGTTGCAGCGTGCTCTGGGGGATGGCGACCTGCTATTGGTGCGTCTCGCTCCTGATCACGACGGAAAGTTTGGTTTCAATGTCAAA GGTGGCGTGGACCAGAAGATGTCCCTGGCCATATCCCAGGTCAACCCTGACTCCCCCT GCGGGGCGGGTTGAGCCCAGGTTGTTGGAAGGTGACCAGGTCGTGCTGATCAACGGTCGCGACATCTCTGAACACACGCATGACCAGGTGGTCATGTTTATAAGAGCCAGCAGAGAGTCCCACTCCAGAGAGCTGGCTCTGCTTATACGACGCAAAG gtccagGGCGTGTGGCACCCCTGCTGCAGTTTCCCTCTGCCCTGTCTCTGACTGGCCAATCACACGGTGAGCCACTGCTTCTGCCTGGCCAATCAGAACAAGGCCAGACACTTGAAGAGTCCATGAAACAACTGGAGAGGGGAATCCAGACAGGCACTCTCACCTTCCACTTCGAG aaCCTGTACATGAGGAAGCCTGGCCTGTCAGTAGCCTGCGCTCGTCTCCCTGAGAACACAGACAAGAACAGATACAAGGACGTGCTGCCCT ATGACGTCTCCAGAGTGGTACTTCAGGACCAAGAGGACTACATCAATGCAAGCCACATCACG gtggtGCCCCCAGGGTCTGGTGTGTGTCTGCGCTACATTGCAGCTCAAGGACCGCTGCCTCAGACCTGCACTCACTTCTGGCAGAGTGTGtgggagcaacacacacacaccatcatcatgCTCACCACACTCACCGAGAGAGGACGG actaAGTGCCACCAGTACTGGCCACACCCTCCTGAAGTGAGGGATTATGGGTACCTGAGGGTCAGCTGCCACTCTGAGGAATGCAACCTGGCCTACGTCACACGCCAAttcaccctaacacacacacag ctgGGAGAGGAGCGTTCGGTGACCCACCTGCAGTATGTAGCATGGCCAGACCATGGTGTACCTGATGACCCCTCAGACTTCTTGCTGTTCATCACCTCTgttagagagaggaggacaggagacacaCCACTTATGGTGcactgcag CGCAGGGATTGGGCGTACAGGTGTTCTCATTACCATGGAGACGGCGTTGTCGCTGTTGGAGAGCGGTCGACCTGTGTTCCCTCTGGACATTATCAGGATGCTCCGAGACCAGAGGGCCATGATGATCCAAACCACG TGTCAGTTCCGGTTTATGTGTGAGGCCATCCTGcgtgtctacagagagagaggagagcattcTGCAGCACCACCTTCAGCACTGCTAACGGACCATTAA